From Pirellulales bacterium, the proteins below share one genomic window:
- a CDS encoding iron-sulfur cluster assembly scaffold protein yields MPTSEDELYQEHILEHYEDPFHRGHAAHATHAHEDDNPLCGDVVHIDLAVDPQGKIEELYFDGDGCCISQAAASMLVEHFDQKSVDEIKQFTADDMLRLFGAKLTPNRQKCCLLSWRVLQAAIYSPLQGNGQPGTTATPSQPNKENR; encoded by the coding sequence ATGCCCACTAGCGAAGACGAACTGTACCAGGAGCACATCCTGGAGCACTACGAAGATCCGTTTCACCGCGGTCATGCTGCGCATGCAACGCACGCACACGAGGACGACAACCCCCTCTGCGGTGACGTAGTACACATCGACTTGGCAGTAGACCCGCAGGGCAAGATCGAGGAATTGTACTTCGACGGCGACGGGTGCTGCATCAGCCAGGCCGCAGCATCGATGCTGGTCGAGCATTTCGACCAGAAGTCGGTCGATGAGATCAAGCAGTTCACAGCCGACGACATGCTGCGATTATTCGGCGCGAAGCTGACCCCTAATCGGCAGAAATGCTGTCTGCTTTCGTGGCGTGTGCTGCAGGCCGCGATTTACTCTCCTCTGCAAGGCAACGGTCAGCCAGGTACGACGGCGACCCCGTCGCAACCCAACAAGGAAAATCGATGA
- a CDS encoding histidine phosphatase family protein: MFIYLVRHAWAGQSGDPAYADDALRPLTDKGHKRFRRMAKKLAKRNVCPGAIATSALARARETADILAAVIPGKPAVTVLNDLAPGGRLEPLLEWTRCQAPGDVAWVGHAPDVESLAAELVGAGSGQIGFEKGAVAAIRLAGPIEAGAGELVWLVTAGLLRC; the protein is encoded by the coding sequence ATGTTCATCTATCTGGTGCGGCATGCTTGGGCCGGACAGTCGGGCGATCCTGCCTATGCGGACGACGCGTTGCGCCCGCTTACAGACAAAGGACACAAACGGTTTCGTCGCATGGCCAAAAAGCTGGCCAAGCGCAACGTTTGTCCTGGCGCGATCGCCACGAGCGCCCTGGCCCGAGCCCGCGAGACGGCCGACATCCTTGCCGCGGTCATCCCGGGAAAGCCCGCCGTTACCGTGCTCAACGACCTGGCTCCGGGAGGACGCCTGGAACCCCTCTTGGAGTGGACGCGTTGCCAAGCACCGGGAGACGTCGCCTGGGTAGGACATGCCCCCGATGTCGAGAGTCTGGCGGCGGAACTGGTCGGAGCGGGCAGTGGGCAGATTGGATTTGAAAAGGGGGCTGTCGCTGCGATTCGCCTCGCAGGTCCAATCGAGGCGGGCGCAGGGGAACTCGTTTGGCTCGTCACAGCCGGACTATTGCGCTGCTGA
- a CDS encoding cysteine desulfurase — MSTLAPVLPLDPDALRTDFPILGLRLHGDVPLVYLDNAATTQRPRQVIQSLVDVYEKQYANVHRGIHWLSDQSTDLYEETREKVRAFINAPAREQVIFTYGTTEGINLVARSWGAAHIKPGDEILLTEMEHHSNLVPWQQLAAERGAVLRHIPITDEGRLDMEKLPALLTERTKLVAVGHISNVLGTINPIAEITRRAHAVGAVVLVDAAQSVPHLATDVQALEVDFLAFSGHKMLGPSGVGILYGRRSLLEAMPPFLGGGSMIRRVKLDSFEPAELPAKFEAGTPPIVPAIGLGAAIDYLNAIGMDKIHAYEQILTARAHEVLENVGGVHLLGPAPEHKGGIVSFTLDGIHAHDIAQLLDRQGIAVRAGHHCAMPLHKRLGINASARASFYFYNTLAEVELLGTALTDAKRIFRKK, encoded by the coding sequence ATGAGCACTTTGGCGCCCGTGCTGCCGCTCGACCCTGACGCATTGCGCACGGACTTTCCGATTCTCGGCCTGCGGCTGCACGGCGATGTGCCGCTGGTGTACTTGGACAATGCCGCCACGACGCAGCGACCGCGGCAGGTTATTCAGTCGCTGGTCGATGTGTACGAAAAACAATATGCGAACGTTCACCGGGGCATTCATTGGTTGAGCGACCAGAGCACGGACCTGTACGAAGAGACCCGCGAAAAGGTCCGTGCCTTCATCAACGCTCCTGCGCGCGAGCAGGTCATATTCACCTACGGTACGACCGAAGGCATCAACCTGGTTGCCCGCAGCTGGGGTGCAGCCCATATCAAGCCAGGCGATGAGATTTTGCTCACCGAGATGGAGCATCACTCGAACCTGGTCCCTTGGCAGCAATTGGCCGCGGAGCGAGGCGCCGTCCTACGACACATTCCGATCACGGACGAGGGTCGGTTGGATATGGAGAAGCTCCCGGCGCTGCTCACCGAGCGCACCAAGCTCGTGGCCGTTGGCCATATATCCAATGTGTTGGGCACGATTAACCCCATCGCGGAAATCACGCGTCGGGCGCACGCCGTCGGGGCGGTGGTGCTCGTCGATGCCGCACAAAGCGTGCCTCATCTGGCGACCGATGTGCAGGCGCTCGAGGTCGATTTTTTGGCATTTAGCGGGCACAAAATGTTGGGACCGTCGGGCGTGGGAATTTTGTACGGGCGGCGATCCCTGCTGGAAGCCATGCCCCCGTTTCTGGGCGGCGGCAGCATGATCCGTCGCGTAAAGCTCGACAGTTTCGAGCCAGCCGAGTTGCCGGCGAAGTTCGAGGCCGGCACGCCGCCGATTGTGCCCGCGATTGGTCTCGGCGCGGCAATCGACTATTTGAACGCCATCGGCATGGACAAGATTCACGCCTATGAGCAAATCCTCACGGCCCGCGCCCACGAGGTGCTGGAGAACGTGGGCGGGGTCCATTTGCTGGGGCCGGCTCCCGAACATAAAGGGGGCATCGTCAGCTTCACGCTCGATGGTATACACGCCCACGATATTGCCCAATTACTTGATCGCCAGGGCATTGCAGTTCGCGCAGGGCATCATTGCGCAATGCCATTGCACAAACGGCTGGGAATCAACGCGAGCGCTCGGGCCAGTTTTTACTTCTACAACACGCTGGCCGAAGTCGAGTTGCTAGGCACCGCGCTCACCGACGCGAAACGCATCTTCCGCAAGAAGTAA
- a CDS encoding cytochrome c peroxidase — MRVRFCFSAPFCGLLCTLMIIGAGCSPAANKKAPATKKEAVDAKAAAAAMPPEDEAADAKQVQKADKSAGKAVLLGSPELTGGIPGDGELTIEHIKAWIDDPQNLAVLEVELPLGLSTGLPQAEAVLEANPLTLALIELGRQLYFDKRLSVDGTISCASCHDPDLGFAANTQFGVGVRGQKGGRNSPISYNRIFSGPQFWDGRAASLEEQAKGPIANPIEMAHTHEEAVAAIKANEGYRLEFDHVFGGKDGDNVNIDNIAKAIASFERVLVTGPSPFDFYEQLKAYAGVDMDDLKDDAELFAQYEKIKANADAHPMSESALRGREIFFSDKGSCTACHVGPNFTDELYHNLGVGMDAEKPDLGRYEVTKEEKDKGAFKTPTIRNVEFSAPYMHDGSQKTLDEVVAWYDKGGHPNPTLDTKIKKLNLTDQENADLVAFMKACTGEFPKIERGRLPK, encoded by the coding sequence ATGCGAGTTCGTTTCTGCTTCTCGGCACCGTTTTGCGGCTTACTCTGTACGTTGATGATCATAGGTGCCGGATGCAGTCCCGCCGCCAACAAAAAGGCGCCGGCCACGAAGAAAGAGGCGGTGGATGCCAAGGCGGCCGCAGCGGCCATGCCTCCAGAAGACGAAGCTGCCGACGCCAAGCAGGTCCAGAAAGCCGACAAGTCGGCAGGCAAGGCCGTGCTGCTGGGCTCGCCGGAATTGACCGGTGGTATTCCCGGCGATGGGGAATTGACCATCGAGCACATCAAAGCTTGGATCGACGATCCGCAGAACCTAGCCGTGCTGGAAGTCGAGCTACCACTAGGTCTGAGCACAGGTTTGCCGCAGGCCGAGGCCGTGCTCGAAGCCAATCCGCTAACGCTGGCCCTGATTGAACTGGGGCGCCAATTGTACTTCGACAAGCGGTTGTCGGTCGACGGTACGATAAGCTGCGCAAGCTGCCATGATCCCGATCTAGGATTCGCTGCGAATACCCAGTTCGGCGTAGGCGTGCGCGGCCAGAAGGGAGGCCGCAACTCGCCGATCTCTTACAATCGCATTTTCAGCGGGCCTCAATTTTGGGACGGTCGCGCCGCCAGCCTGGAAGAGCAAGCCAAGGGACCGATTGCCAATCCGATCGAAATGGCTCACACGCACGAAGAAGCCGTGGCAGCCATTAAGGCCAACGAAGGCTATCGCCTGGAGTTCGATCATGTGTTCGGCGGCAAGGATGGCGACAATGTGAACATCGACAACATTGCCAAGGCCATCGCCAGCTTCGAGCGCGTGCTGGTCACCGGACCATCGCCGTTTGACTTCTATGAGCAATTGAAAGCGTACGCCGGTGTCGACATGGATGACCTCAAAGACGATGCCGAGTTGTTCGCTCAGTACGAGAAGATCAAAGCCAACGCCGACGCTCACCCAATGTCGGAAAGCGCGTTACGCGGCCGCGAAATCTTTTTCAGCGACAAGGGTTCGTGTACCGCTTGCCATGTCGGTCCCAACTTTACCGACGAGTTGTATCACAACTTGGGTGTGGGCATGGATGCCGAGAAGCCCGACCTGGGCCGCTATGAAGTGACCAAGGAAGAAAAGGACAAGGGCGCGTTCAAGACGCCCACGATCCGCAATGTGGAATTCTCGGCTCCCTACATGCATGACGGTAGCCAAAAAACGCTGGACGAAGTCGTCGCCTGGTACGACAAGGGGGGGCACCCGAACCCTACGCTTGATACGAAGATCAAGAAATTGAATCTGACGGATCAGGAGAACGCCGACCTGGTCGCCTTCATGAAAGCCTGCACTGGCGAATTTCCCAAGATCGAGCGCGGACGCTTGCCCAAGTAA